In Candidatus Deferrimicrobiaceae bacterium, the following are encoded in one genomic region:
- a CDS encoding NDP-sugar synthase: MILAAGLGTRLRPLSYELPKPVIPVLGRPLCTYNMEFLRRAGIKSFVMNLHTHPKLIQQRVAGWAGKRARVDFTLEPVILGTGGGIGNAREFLKGGTFVTVNGDTILSFPFASALAFHRERRALATLILFPDPAQRYTPVWIAEGGRITGFGSEAGEGTRSGFYTGCQIVEPELLLRIPPAKASCIIRETYTPLVADKAPVFGFLSSGRFQEFGTPADYLEGTLSLLPAGGEEAALPGPEDAGFTIIPPVYISPKARVGPGARTGPGAVIEEGATVGEGASVTRAILWPGAVLPAGEELVGAILTPRRRVAVG, from the coding sequence ATGATCCTCGCAGCCGGCCTGGGAACGCGTCTGCGCCCGCTCTCCTATGAACTGCCCAAGCCCGTCATCCCCGTCCTCGGCCGCCCCCTGTGCACCTACAACATGGAGTTCCTCCGGCGGGCGGGGATCAAGTCGTTCGTAATGAACCTCCACACGCACCCGAAACTCATCCAGCAGCGCGTGGCGGGGTGGGCCGGCAAGCGCGCCCGGGTCGACTTCACGCTGGAGCCGGTCATCCTCGGCACGGGGGGAGGGATCGGGAACGCCCGGGAGTTTCTCAAGGGGGGAACCTTCGTCACGGTCAATGGAGATACGATCCTCTCCTTCCCCTTCGCATCCGCCCTGGCCTTCCACCGGGAGAGGAGAGCCCTGGCCACCCTGATCCTTTTCCCGGACCCTGCGCAACGGTACACGCCCGTCTGGATCGCGGAGGGGGGCCGGATCACCGGTTTCGGGAGCGAGGCCGGAGAGGGCACGCGGTCCGGCTTCTACACGGGGTGCCAGATCGTCGAACCGGAACTCCTCCTGCGAATCCCCCCGGCGAAGGCGTCGTGCATCATCCGGGAGACCTATACCCCCCTCGTGGCCGACAAGGCCCCCGTCTTCGGGTTTCTTTCCTCCGGGCGCTTCCAGGAATTCGGCACCCCGGCCGACTACCTGGAAGGGACCCTCTCCCTTTTGCCCGCCGGAGGGGAGGAAGCGGCGCTCCCGGGTCCCGAGGACGCCGGGTTCACGATCATCCCGCCCGTCTACATCTCCCCGAAGGCCAGGGTCGGCCCCGGGGCGCGGACCGGCCCGGGCGCCGTCATCGAGGAAGGGGCCACGGTCGGGGAGGGAGCGTCGGTCACTCGGGCCATCCTCTGGCCGGGGGCCGTTCTGCCGGCGGGGGAAGAACTCGTCGGCGCGATTCTTACTCCCCGTCGCCGCGTCGCGGTCGGGTGA
- a CDS encoding phosphotransferase translates to MDEREIGITLSAFFHGPAQVAGVVELAGDASTRRYFRVRMGPGSPLPSLIMMRYPDEIPPGQELPFVNVHRYLKQAGVPVPEIYHAAPEAKALFLEDAGDTLLEGVVRSARSPDEFLPLYERCLEILVRIQWDGTKALDGKAIPSRLAFDVGKFSGEIDFFFENAVRGYGGISLSEKEERAIEDRFLPFLSELAALPRVLAHRDYHSRNIMVIPAGEGKAAPQLRILDFQDARMGNVFYDLSSLLRDSYVTLPDKAVDELVYVYRNAAPAALRRMGGDPAAFAYHLDVSALQRNVKAIGTFGNQAHNLGKRFYLRFIPPTVAFLSSNFERNPRMKPLARKLLPILAELAGKAASEATP, encoded by the coding sequence GTGGACGAACGGGAAATCGGGATAACTCTTTCGGCGTTTTTCCACGGCCCGGCCCAGGTGGCCGGGGTCGTGGAACTGGCGGGGGACGCTTCCACCCGGCGGTACTTCCGGGTCCGGATGGGTCCTGGCTCCCCCCTCCCCTCCCTCATCATGATGCGATACCCGGACGAGATCCCGCCGGGACAGGAACTCCCCTTCGTCAACGTGCACCGATACCTGAAACAGGCGGGCGTCCCCGTGCCCGAGATCTACCATGCCGCGCCGGAGGCCAAGGCTCTGTTCCTGGAGGACGCGGGAGACACGCTGCTGGAGGGGGTCGTCCGGTCCGCCCGTTCCCCGGACGAGTTCCTGCCCCTCTACGAGCGTTGCCTGGAGATTCTCGTCCGGATCCAATGGGACGGGACGAAGGCGCTCGACGGGAAGGCGATCCCGTCCCGCCTCGCCTTCGATGTGGGGAAGTTCTCCGGGGAAATCGACTTCTTCTTCGAGAACGCCGTCCGGGGATACGGGGGGATCTCCCTGTCGGAAAAGGAGGAGCGCGCCATCGAGGACCGGTTCCTGCCGTTCCTTTCGGAACTGGCCGCGCTGCCGCGCGTGCTCGCCCACCGCGACTACCACAGCAGGAACATCATGGTGATCCCCGCCGGGGAGGGAAAAGCGGCCCCGCAGTTGCGGATCCTCGATTTCCAGGACGCCCGGATGGGGAACGTCTTTTACGACCTAAGCTCCCTGCTTCGGGATTCCTACGTGACACTGCCCGACAAGGCGGTCGATGAACTCGTCTACGTCTACCGGAACGCCGCCCCCGCGGCGCTCCGGCGGATGGGGGGGGATCCGGCCGCCTTCGCCTACCATCTCGACGTCTCCGCCCTTCAGAGAAACGTCAAGGCGATCGGCACATTCGGGAACCAGGCGCACAACCTCGGAAAGAGGTTCTACCTCCGGTTCATCCCACCGACCGTCGCCTTTCTTTCCTCGAACTTCGAACGGAACCCCCGGATGAAACCGCTGGCCCGGAAACTCCTCCCGATCCTTGCCGAGCTCGCGGGGAAGGCGGCTTCCGAGGCGACGCCGTGA
- a CDS encoding sugar phosphate isomerase/epimerase, with protein sequence MMEFSLSTHLFVFQELDESIVSLFPKFGFFSAELWAMPPHFPYGDAGAAGRISSLLARHGIRVASLHAPLYPDVRSYRKDRWYSLSSEDEPHRRLSVNAVAIAGRWLANQGGGTLVLHTGFPAENWYPRKWGAFLGSLNELLETVPGNVRFAVENTPVPSGRVEVVMDIADQYPEERVGVCLDLGHAHIEGDVRSAIRESAPRLIHVHASDNDGDQDDHLVPGRGGIPWTGVFETLRETGFSGPFTVELRDHTRGDHPEYGTFEEILTECRGALARFTGEGGQICRWTNGKSG encoded by the coding sequence ATGATGGAATTCTCCCTCTCGACCCACCTCTTCGTCTTCCAGGAACTCGACGAGTCGATCGTCTCTCTTTTCCCGAAGTTCGGATTTTTTTCCGCCGAATTGTGGGCCATGCCGCCCCACTTCCCCTACGGTGACGCCGGTGCCGCAGGGCGGATCTCCTCCCTCCTGGCCCGCCACGGAATCCGCGTGGCAAGTCTTCACGCCCCCCTCTATCCCGACGTCCGCAGCTACCGGAAGGATCGCTGGTATTCCCTGTCGTCGGAGGATGAACCGCACCGCCGGCTCTCGGTGAACGCCGTGGCAATCGCGGGGAGATGGCTGGCGAACCAAGGCGGGGGAACGCTTGTCCTGCACACCGGTTTCCCCGCGGAGAATTGGTACCCGAGAAAGTGGGGTGCGTTCCTGGGGTCCCTGAACGAACTTCTCGAAACGGTCCCGGGCAATGTGCGGTTCGCCGTCGAAAACACGCCGGTTCCCTCGGGGCGGGTGGAAGTCGTCATGGACATCGCCGATCAGTATCCCGAAGAGCGGGTCGGGGTGTGCCTCGACCTGGGCCATGCCCACATCGAGGGGGATGTCCGCAGCGCCATCCGGGAATCGGCGCCCCGGCTCATCCACGTGCACGCTTCGGACAACGACGGCGACCAGGACGACCACCTCGTTCCGGGGCGAGGGGGAATCCCCTGGACCGGGGTGTTCGAAACGCTTCGTGAAACCGGCTTTTCGGGGCCGTTCACCGTGGAGCTTCGCGACCACACCCGGGGGGACCACCCGGAGTACGGCACGTTCGAGGAGATTCTTACCGAGTGCCGAGGCGCGCTTGCACGTTTCACCGGAGAAGGAGGACAAATCTGCAGGTGGACGAACGGGAAATCGGGATAA
- a CDS encoding tyrosine-type recombinase/integrase gives MKERGDIKDVPSKPKIKVPVRDVRVLSIEEQSQIITNLVPHHRIIFETLAALGCRPGEICALKKRDLVGGRVYIQRAFDNAGHLKETKSNKIQCKMLPPDLYARLGELCRDRLPEAFIFSGQRGAPYRPVYLTQLWKTAARKAEIPVPLYVGTRHSFATQRWEEIQKAGADKLASEMGHASAGTTFSHYVRTVPNLSPVEKKPS, from the coding sequence ATGAAAGAACGAGGCGACATAAAGGACGTTCCCTCGAAACCGAAGATCAAGGTCCCAGTACGGGATGTTCGCGTACTATCCATCGAGGAACAGAGCCAGATCATTACCAATCTCGTCCCCCATCATCGAATCATATTTGAAACGCTGGCGGCGTTGGGATGCCGTCCGGGCGAGATATGCGCCCTCAAGAAACGGGACCTCGTGGGCGGTCGTGTGTATATCCAGAGGGCATTTGATAACGCGGGGCACTTGAAGGAAACGAAGTCGAACAAGATTCAATGCAAGATGCTTCCCCCCGACCTGTACGCGCGGCTCGGCGAACTATGCCGGGACAGGCTCCCCGAGGCGTTCATATTCTCGGGGCAGCGCGGCGCACCCTATCGGCCCGTCTACCTGACGCAACTATGGAAGACGGCGGCGAGGAAAGCGGAGATTCCCGTCCCCTTGTACGTCGGCACACGCCATTCCTTCGCCACACAGCGATGGGAGGAAATCCAGAAGGCGGGTGCAGATAAACTCGCAAGCGAAATGGGCCACGCAAGCGCGGGGACAACCTTCTCCCATTACGTCCGAACTGTACCCAATCTGTCCCCGGTGGAAAAAAAGCCATCGTAG